One Antarctobacter heliothermus DNA segment encodes these proteins:
- the bfr gene encoding bacterioferritin translates to MQGDTKVIDYLNRALRSELTAISQYWVHYKLQEDWGLGHMAKKSREESIEEMNHADKLIERIIFLEGHPNLQKLDPLRIGQTPKETLECDLAAEQEARALYKEAREYCHEVGDHVTKELFDGLLGDEEGHIDFLETQISLHDRVGSENYAHLNASKMDEAE, encoded by the coding sequence CAGCGAACTGACAGCCATCAGCCAGTACTGGGTGCACTACAAGCTTCAGGAAGACTGGGGCCTTGGCCACATGGCAAAGAAAAGCCGCGAGGAAAGCATCGAAGAGATGAACCACGCGGACAAGCTGATCGAGCGGATTATCTTCCTCGAAGGGCACCCGAACCTGCAAAAACTTGACCCGCTTCGGATCGGCCAGACGCCCAAGGAAACGCTGGAATGCGATCTGGCGGCAGAACAAGAGGCGCGCGCCCTGTACAAAGAGGCTCGTGAGTATTGCCATGAAGTCGGCGACCACGTCACCAAAGAGCTGTTCGACGGCCTGTTGGGTGATGAAGAAGGTCATATCGACTTTCTCGAAACCCAGATCAGCCTGCATGATCGAGTTGGCTCCGAGAATTATGCCCACCTCAACGCGTCGAAAATGGATGAAGCCGAGTAA